The following are encoded together in the Vibrio splendidus genome:
- a CDS encoding LacI family DNA-binding transcriptional regulator produces MITIKEVSELAQVSQSTVSRALNGHPTVKEANREKVFKAIEQLGYKPNAFAQALASSRSNSIGMLVGSLDGPFYGPLMHTAEDTVRQNNIHLIVTSGQESRTKELDSIQFLQSKLVDGLIVHSDKLSDDELIKIAKDSETMIVLNRFIPEISDRCIYIDNELGGYLATKHLLENGHKKVACITGQLSKVDSRDRFQGYRNALLEYGVEYNAGLFVEGRFDHQGNHDAARRLLDRDPEITAIFCQNDNIALAVYDVAAERNLIIGRDLSVVGFDNDTHSQHIRPRLSTVDFPVHEMGEEAAKGVLSLINKRDYPLKHKLTPTLIVRESVAKL; encoded by the coding sequence TTGATCACCATTAAAGAAGTATCTGAACTTGCTCAAGTTTCTCAATCAACCGTCTCACGAGCATTAAATGGTCACCCTACGGTAAAGGAAGCCAACCGCGAAAAAGTATTCAAAGCTATTGAGCAACTGGGCTACAAGCCTAATGCGTTTGCACAAGCTCTAGCCTCCAGCCGTTCAAATAGCATTGGCATGCTAGTAGGTTCGCTTGATGGGCCTTTCTATGGGCCATTAATGCATACAGCTGAAGATACCGTTCGCCAAAATAATATTCACTTAATCGTTACAAGTGGCCAGGAATCACGAACCAAAGAGCTCGATTCTATCCAGTTTTTGCAATCTAAACTTGTAGATGGCCTCATTGTTCACTCAGACAAGCTCAGTGATGACGAGCTGATCAAAATCGCGAAAGACAGTGAAACAATGATTGTTCTCAACCGTTTTATTCCTGAGATTTCTGATCGCTGTATTTACATTGATAATGAGCTTGGTGGCTACCTTGCAACGAAGCACTTACTTGAAAATGGGCATAAAAAAGTCGCTTGTATCACAGGCCAGTTGAGTAAAGTTGATAGTAGAGATCGCTTTCAAGGATATCGAAATGCCTTGTTAGAGTACGGTGTCGAGTACAACGCAGGGCTGTTTGTAGAGGGGCGTTTTGATCATCAAGGCAACCATGATGCTGCGCGACGCTTGTTAGACCGAGACCCTGAGATCACCGCGATTTTCTGTCAAAATGACAACATCGCGCTTGCTGTATATGACGTAGCAGCAGAGCGAAACCTCATTATTGGGCGAGACCTTTCGGTCGTAGGCTTCGATAACGATACTCACAGCCAGCATATTCGTCCTCGCTTATCGACGGTCGACTTTCCTGTCCATGAGATGGGAGAAGAAGCTGCAAAAGGTGTTTTATCGTTAATTAATAAACGCGACTACCCATTGAAGCACAAACTAACACCGACATTGATTGTAAGAGAATCTGTGGCTAAGCTTTGA
- a CDS encoding ABC transporter ATP-binding protein, whose translation MNTLNNVDKSEVILSVKNLVKDFPLGQSVKSNMMRAVNDVSFDLRKGEALAIVGESGSGKSTGARILTRIYDKTAGDIEFKGEPLSDYIEKHGELEYARQVQMIFQDPFGSLNPVHTIYHHIARPLLIHKRAEKEAVPNLVYELLEMVGLTPVKETAEKYPHELSGGQRQRVAIARAIAVSPEVILADEPISMLDVSVRLGILNLMADLKDKHGISFMYITHDIATARYFAEKTAVMYVGHMVEWGNSDNVTQNPQHPYSKLLLSAVPEVGKSGKRDMNVKKGDIPSWKPSSVGCPFASRCMKADKLCTQSIPEPTQIAEEHFARCHHL comes from the coding sequence ATGAATACTTTAAATAACGTCGATAAAAGCGAAGTTATCTTATCAGTTAAGAACTTGGTAAAAGATTTTCCACTTGGTCAGTCAGTGAAAAGCAACATGATGCGAGCGGTTAATGATGTTTCATTTGATCTTAGAAAAGGAGAAGCATTAGCGATTGTTGGCGAATCTGGTTCTGGGAAAAGTACAGGCGCTCGAATTCTAACTCGTATTTACGATAAAACTGCCGGGGATATTGAATTTAAGGGCGAGCCATTATCTGACTATATTGAAAAACATGGTGAGCTTGAATATGCACGCCAAGTGCAAATGATTTTTCAAGACCCGTTTGGTTCGCTGAATCCTGTGCACACGATTTATCACCATATTGCGCGACCATTACTTATTCATAAACGAGCAGAAAAAGAAGCGGTTCCTAACCTTGTTTATGAACTACTCGAAATGGTTGGATTGACGCCAGTAAAAGAGACAGCAGAGAAATACCCCCATGAATTGAGTGGTGGACAACGACAACGTGTGGCTATCGCACGTGCAATTGCAGTGAGTCCTGAAGTTATATTGGCGGACGAGCCTATCTCAATGCTTGATGTGTCCGTTCGATTAGGAATCCTAAACCTAATGGCTGACTTGAAAGATAAGCATGGTATTTCGTTTATGTACATTACTCATGACATCGCGACGGCGCGTTATTTTGCTGAGAAAACGGCAGTTATGTACGTTGGACATATGGTGGAGTGGGGCAATAGCGACAATGTAACGCAGAATCCACAACACCCATATTCTAAGCTGTTGCTTTCAGCGGTACCTGAAGTCGGTAAATCAGGTAAGCGCGATATGAATGTGAAAAAAGGCGATATCCCTTCTTGGAAGCCAAGTAGCGTAGGTTGCCCGTTCGCAAGCCGTTGTATGAAAGCCGATAAACTTTGCACGCAATCAATACCAGAACCGACTCAAATTGCAGAAGAGCATTTTGCTCGTTGTCATCATTTGTAA
- a CDS encoding ABC transporter ATP-binding protein: MSKLLEINNLCVDYVSPNGVARAVNDVSISIAPGETLGIAGESGCGKSTLAFAISRLHKAPALISEGEILYKGQDVLKMNNKQLRDFRWNDVSIVFQSAMNSLNPVITIGEQLTDVILAHKKTPYKQAHERAVELLETVGMHGDRMSSFPHQLSGGMRQRVVIAIALALEPKLIIMDEPTTALDVVVEREILNELYELKSKFGFSILFISHDLSLMGEIADRIGVMYAGNLIELGDAKTVFSDPKHPYTKGLISSFPTIHGPKERLYGIPGNPVNLLDTPQGCNFQERCGECISMCIKSEPRLGTVATGHHVSCHLV, from the coding sequence ATGAGCAAGCTACTAGAAATCAATAATCTGTGTGTTGATTACGTTTCTCCTAATGGTGTAGCGAGAGCCGTAAACGACGTAAGTATTTCCATTGCGCCCGGTGAAACGCTCGGTATTGCTGGTGAGTCTGGTTGCGGTAAAAGTACATTGGCTTTTGCAATATCAAGGCTCCATAAAGCACCAGCCCTTATCTCTGAAGGCGAGATACTTTACAAAGGGCAAGATGTTTTAAAAATGAATAACAAGCAGTTACGTGACTTCCGCTGGAATGATGTTTCTATTGTTTTTCAAAGCGCAATGAACTCACTTAACCCTGTCATTACTATTGGTGAGCAGTTAACAGACGTTATTCTTGCGCATAAAAAGACACCTTATAAGCAGGCTCATGAGCGTGCGGTTGAGTTATTAGAAACGGTCGGGATGCACGGCGATAGAATGTCGAGCTTTCCCCATCAACTCAGTGGGGGAATGCGCCAGCGTGTTGTTATCGCAATTGCATTGGCGTTGGAGCCTAAGCTGATCATCATGGACGAGCCTACGACGGCACTCGATGTGGTTGTTGAACGTGAAATATTGAATGAACTGTATGAGCTCAAGAGTAAGTTTGGTTTCTCCATTCTATTTATTAGCCATGACTTAAGTTTGATGGGTGAGATTGCTGATCGAATTGGCGTGATGTACGCGGGTAACCTTATTGAGTTAGGCGATGCTAAAACGGTATTTAGTGACCCCAAGCATCCTTATACAAAAGGGCTTATCTCTTCATTCCCGACTATTCATGGGCCAAAAGAACGCTTGTATGGGATCCCTGGAAATCCCGTCAACTTACTCGATACTCCTCAGGGATGTAACTTCCAAGAGCGATGTGGCGAATGCATTTCAATGTGCATCAAAAGTGAACCTCGTTTGGGCACAGTTGCGACTGGGCATCACGTATCTTGTCATCTAGTTTGA
- a CDS encoding ABC transporter permease encodes MDNLIDTQKISKRTNIPVREPKWSWKNAKKTLGKAYAFFYGNPPAIIGTFLLTIVLAGALFAPVLSTHNPEKRVARPHEAPSAEHIMGTTRSGRDVYSQVLFGARKSLTVAISAGVIAMTIAVLVGVSSGYFGGKIDERLNFITNVFLVFPQLPLLIVLAAFLGQVGSLVITMLLGITSWPWGARVIRAQTMAIRSKEFIISAEVMGESKIRIILVEILPNLVSIVFGGFLGTVIYAMGSEAGLGILGLGDATEVSWGSMLYWAQTSSSLYTGAWWEMMVPALALAITGGGLALINMSIDQVSNPKLRTGPHIKLWHKLKKEADKRRGL; translated from the coding sequence ATGGATAACTTAATTGACACTCAAAAAATTTCGAAGCGAACAAATATACCGGTACGTGAGCCGAAATGGTCGTGGAAAAATGCAAAGAAAACATTAGGTAAAGCCTATGCTTTTTTCTACGGTAACCCACCAGCAATCATCGGTACTTTTTTACTTACGATAGTTTTAGCTGGTGCACTATTTGCCCCTGTTTTATCAACGCACAATCCCGAAAAGCGTGTTGCGCGCCCGCATGAAGCACCAAGTGCTGAACATATTATGGGCACAACTCGTAGCGGGCGTGATGTATATAGCCAAGTTCTTTTTGGGGCGAGAAAGTCACTGACTGTTGCGATCTCTGCGGGCGTAATTGCAATGACTATCGCAGTTTTAGTCGGCGTTTCTTCTGGCTACTTTGGCGGAAAAATTGATGAGCGCTTGAACTTTATTACTAACGTATTTCTCGTGTTTCCTCAGCTACCCTTGCTGATTGTTCTCGCTGCATTCTTAGGGCAAGTCGGTTCGTTGGTTATCACTATGTTGTTAGGAATAACCTCCTGGCCTTGGGGGGCGAGGGTAATTCGTGCACAGACGATGGCAATTAGAAGCAAAGAATTTATCATTTCTGCAGAGGTTATGGGTGAATCAAAAATTCGTATTATTTTAGTCGAGATTTTACCTAACTTAGTTTCGATTGTTTTTGGTGGCTTCCTTGGCACAGTTATCTACGCAATGGGATCTGAAGCTGGTCTTGGTATTTTAGGTTTAGGTGATGCAACGGAAGTGAGTTGGGGTTCAATGTTGTATTGGGCACAGACATCTTCGTCGCTATATACCGGAGCATGGTGGGAAATGATGGTTCCTGCATTAGCGTTAGCGATTACTGGTGGTGGATTAGCACTGATTAACATGTCCATTGACCAAGTAAGCAACCCTAAATTGCGTACGGGCCCACATATCAAACTGTGGCACAAACTTAAAAAAGAAGCAGACAAACGCCGAGGTTTATAA
- a CDS encoding ABC transporter permease: MSFLFRRFGFYFTAFLIAISFNFMLPRLMPGDPVDALFAAAQGRMDPAQMDAVREMYGFVDGNVFEQYFAYMKSVFTLDLGPSILMFPISVSDVLAMALPWTMFLALGSLIVALIIGVSIGTYASYRREGLFGQIVPPVLAFISNFPYIVTALLLFYFFGLKLDLLPLAYTYDPSLEPGFTWEFVSSVAKHAVLPMGSMVLVGIATWVFNMRNAMINVLGEDYVTMAEAKGLSSYRVMSRYAGRNAILPVATAIAMAIGFSFAGSIMTEVVFNYQGLGNILLKGIVARDYPLIQAILLILVTAVLVANFIADLLYVWLDPRISN; this comes from the coding sequence ATGTCATTTCTGTTTCGTCGATTCGGTTTTTATTTCACAGCCTTTCTGATTGCTATCTCGTTTAACTTTATGTTGCCTCGTTTAATGCCGGGTGACCCAGTAGATGCTCTGTTTGCTGCTGCTCAAGGTCGTATGGATCCAGCTCAGATGGATGCGGTTCGTGAGATGTATGGTTTTGTTGATGGTAATGTTTTCGAACAATACTTTGCATATATGAAGAGTGTATTTACGCTTGATTTGGGGCCGTCTATTTTGATGTTTCCTATTAGTGTTTCTGATGTGCTTGCTATGGCACTGCCGTGGACTATGTTTCTGGCGCTTGGTTCGCTCATTGTCGCTCTCATCATCGGTGTCAGTATTGGAACTTATGCGTCATATCGACGTGAAGGGCTGTTTGGGCAAATTGTTCCTCCGGTCTTGGCTTTTATTAGCAACTTTCCGTATATCGTAACCGCGTTACTGTTGTTCTATTTCTTCGGTCTAAAGTTAGATTTACTACCTTTGGCTTACACTTACGACCCGTCACTTGAGCCCGGTTTTACGTGGGAATTTGTTTCTAGTGTGGCTAAACACGCTGTGCTTCCAATGGGCTCTATGGTCTTGGTTGGAATCGCAACATGGGTCTTCAATATGCGTAATGCGATGATCAATGTCTTAGGAGAGGATTACGTGACGATGGCTGAGGCCAAAGGCTTGAGCAGCTATCGTGTGATGTCTCGATACGCTGGTAGAAATGCCATTCTTCCTGTCGCGACCGCTATTGCTATGGCAATCGGCTTCTCATTCGCTGGCTCAATCATGACCGAAGTAGTTTTTAACTACCAAGGCTTGGGCAACATTCTTCTTAAGGGAATTGTGGCGCGAGATTATCCTTTGATTCAAGCCATTCTTCTTATTTTAGTGACCGCAGTGCTTGTTGCTAACTTTATCGCCGACTTACTGTATGTCTGGCTTGATCCACGAATTTCGAATTGA